GAAGGCCAGGAAAAACCGGCTTACATTGCCGAGTCGTTGTCACTCTACTTCGTGTAAGCCCGTGCCTGTGGTGGGGATATAAACCTCACCACAGTGTATGTAAATTTATGTATGAAACTCGCAGCTGCGGCATACTCGGCGCTCAATTATCCGGATCCCGCTATGCGCCCACTCGCCCCCCTCGCCCTTGCCCTGTTGCTCACCGCTTGCGGAGACGGCGAATCGCTGTTGCCGCCCGATGCGCGCCTGCCCGACGGCGGCCGTTACCGGGGCGACGTGGTCGATGGCTTGCTGCAAGGCCAGGGCCGCGTGGACTACCCCAACGGCAGCTGGTACGCCGGCCAGTTCGATAAAGGCCAGTGGCACGGCCAGGGCGAGTGGCATGGCAGCAACGGCGAAGTCTATAAAGGCCAGTTCCAACAGGGCCTGTTCGACGGCCAAGGCAGCTTGACCACGGCGGGCAGCCACTATGTCGGCGGCTTCAAAAATGGTCGACGCAATGGCGAAGGCACCCTCAAAGAGGGGCAGATGACCTATCGCGGCGAGTTCAAGGACGACCAGTATTCCGGCCTCGGCCGCCTGGAGCTGGCCGACGGCAGCCAATACCAGGGCCAGTTCGCCCACGGCAAGCCGAACGGCGAAGGCCAGCGCAACGACGACAGCGGCAACCAGTTCAGCGGTCATTTCGTTGATGGCCAGCTGGAAGGCAATGGCACGTTCAACAGCGCCGATGGCGACATCTATGTCGGCCAGTTCAAACAAAACCAACTGAACGGCAAGGGCCGCTACGAGAACGCCGACGGCGACGTGTGGATCGGCCAGTTCAAAGAAGGCGCGCTCAGTGGCAAGGGCGAATTGATCGGCGTGGATGGCAGCCACTATGTCGGCCAGTTCAGCGATTGGCGTTTCACCGGTGAAGGTCGCCTGAACCTCACCGACGGCAGCTTCTATATCGGCGGTTTCGACAGCGACAGCTATCAAGGCAAAGGCACTCTCGTGCTCACCGACGGCAGCGTACAGGCCGGCACTTGGGTCAACGGCATGCGCGTGCGTGACGCCGACGGCAAACTGCTGCCCGACCCGTTGGAAATCGGCGTGTTGGCCCAGGGTCGCCTGCTCGACGCCGCCCTCGCCGCCGTGCCCGCCTCCACCCCTGCCGTGGAGCTGTACACCCTGGCCGTGGCCGGCGATGGCAAGCAGAGCGTGTTCCTGCGCGAAGCCGATTACGTCAGCAACATGCTCGCCACCCGTTTCGGTGCACGCGGGCAGATTCGCCTGGTCAACCACCGCGACCACATTGCCGACCGCCCGCTGGCCACTCGCGAAAGCCTGCGCCGCGCCGTACAGACCCTGGCCGACCGCACCGGGCCGGA
The genomic region above belongs to Pseudomonas azotoformans and contains:
- a CDS encoding C13 family peptidase translates to MRPLAPLALALLLTACGDGESLLPPDARLPDGGRYRGDVVDGLLQGQGRVDYPNGSWYAGQFDKGQWHGQGEWHGSNGEVYKGQFQQGLFDGQGSLTTAGSHYVGGFKNGRRNGEGTLKEGQMTYRGEFKDDQYSGLGRLELADGSQYQGQFAHGKPNGEGQRNDDSGNQFSGHFVDGQLEGNGTFNSADGDIYVGQFKQNQLNGKGRYENADGDVWIGQFKEGALSGKGELIGVDGSHYVGQFSDWRFTGEGRLNLTDGSFYIGGFDSDSYQGKGTLVLTDGSVQAGTWVNGMRVRDADGKLLPDPLEIGVLAQGRLLDAALAAVPASTPAVELYTLAVAGDGKQSVFLREADYVSNMLATRFGARGQIRLVNHRDHIADRPLATRESLRRAVQTLADRTGPEDLVFIYMTSHGTHEHELVLDQPRMELADLPADELAAVLAPLKNRDKIVVISACYSGGFIPALKDERTLIMTASRADRVSFGCSEEADFTYFGDALFAQAFNQTDDLQQAFKLAQLHVAEREQADSFEASEPQIWAPKGVIAHWQLLRKQQARKALESVSMNSKEAKGN